The following are encoded in a window of Arcobacter arenosus genomic DNA:
- a CDS encoding CpaF family protein, whose amino-acid sequence MRNLRLLIADEEQKKEIKKQSFSYDVEEENDKKAYEEILTKEKIEKVKKKTKETGLIFPKLYLDSKLLELAYEINDNFMINLKSDKKLTRDSLEEVLPEFILSFKQTSKLSKNTLEEIKEFIINNVIGYGPITALFNIAKDGLNDVIVNTKDYIDIIYKGKTVQTPFTFRSEDELRKVIDKMLAENNRKIDEAHPIMSSKLKDGSRVEVQIPPIAANDGSCVTIRKFNDLPLLLEFLIDSGQMDYKMAYFLLKVAKGKCNIIVSGGTSSGKTTFLNAMTRFIDENEQLMVIEDTKEMKPQMPCHSIRQYEARMANEEGKGAIPLDFLLRSALRSSPRRIIVGECRGAEIVVMLNAMNTGHPGSMTTVHADNTKEALVRIENMYLEARPSANINFIRAQIVSAVDIILQLVRFPDGTRKVITISEVERRIEDNSVISLNNIFEFKRDTSDMTKTKGKFEVVSTPSRTITQMNMFGVDIDTTIFNKEYEMPKSMLIDELEKDLPDKMCGWKDEFIDIFLYQDPQIFHKWPHFQKIQREI is encoded by the coding sequence TTGAGAAACCTAAGATTACTTATTGCAGATGAAGAACAAAAAAAAGAGATAAAAAAGCAATCTTTTTCTTATGATGTTGAAGAAGAAAATGATAAAAAAGCTTATGAAGAAATTTTAACAAAAGAAAAAATTGAAAAAGTAAAAAAGAAAACAAAAGAAACAGGTTTAATATTCCCAAAACTATACCTAGATTCAAAACTGTTAGAATTAGCCTATGAAATAAATGACAATTTCATGATTAATCTAAAATCTGATAAAAAATTAACGAGAGATTCACTTGAAGAAGTTTTACCAGAATTTATTTTATCATTCAAACAAACATCAAAACTTTCTAAAAATACTTTAGAAGAGATTAAAGAGTTTATTATAAATAATGTAATTGGATATGGTCCTATAACTGCATTATTTAATATTGCAAAAGATGGATTAAATGATGTTATTGTAAATACAAAAGACTATATTGATATTATTTATAAAGGTAAAACTGTTCAAACACCATTTACCTTTAGAAGTGAAGATGAACTAAGAAAAGTAATTGATAAAATGCTTGCTGAAAACAATAGAAAAATTGATGAAGCCCATCCTATTATGTCAAGTAAATTAAAAGATGGTTCTAGGGTTGAAGTACAAATTCCTCCAATTGCTGCAAATGATGGAAGTTGTGTAACAATAAGAAAATTTAATGATCTTCCACTACTTTTAGAATTTTTAATTGATTCAGGACAAATGGATTATAAGATGGCATACTTTTTACTAAAAGTAGCTAAAGGAAAATGTAATATCATTGTTTCAGGTGGTACTTCAAGTGGTAAAACAACCTTTCTTAATGCAATGACTAGATTTATTGATGAAAATGAACAATTAATGGTAATTGAGGATACTAAAGAGATGAAACCTCAAATGCCATGTCACTCAATTAGACAATATGAAGCTAGAATGGCGAATGAAGAGGGTAAAGGTGCAATACCCTTAGATTTTTTACTTCGTTCTGCATTAAGATCTTCTCCAAGAAGAATCATCGTTGGAGAGTGTAGAGGGGCTGAGATTGTTGTTATGCTTAATGCAATGAACACAGGACACCCAGGATCTATGACAACAGTTCACGCCGATAATACAAAAGAAGCCTTAGTAAGAATTGAAAATATGTATTTAGAAGCAAGACCTAGTGCAAATATAAACTTTATTAGAGCTCAAATTGTTTCAGCAGTTGATATAATTTTACAACTTGTAAGGTTCCCTGATGGTACAAGAAAAGTTATTACAATCTCTGAAGTAGAAAGAAGAATTGAAGATAATTCAGTTATTTCATTAAATAATATCTTTGAATTTAAAAGAGATACAAGTGATATGACAAAAACAAAAGGTAAATTTGAAGTTGTATCAACACCATCAAGAACAATTACTCAAATGAATATGTTTGGGGTAGATATTGACACAACAATTTTTAACAAAGAATATGAAATGCCAAAATCGATGCTAATTGATGAATTAGAAAAAGATTTACCAGATAAAATGTGTGGATGGAAAGATGAATTTATTGATATTTTTCTTTACCAAGACCCTCAAATATTTCATAAATGGCCACATTTCCAAAAAATCCAAAGGGAAATATAA
- the dxs gene encoding 1-deoxy-D-xylulose-5-phosphate synthase — protein MEIKEKSLDELEVICQDIRDRIIDVVSRKGGHFSSTLGAVELTVAMHKVFDVKKDPFIYDVSHQCYPHKLINDRWDEFETIRQFDGLSGFTKPKESNADYFVAGHSSTSISLAVGAAKAIKLKGENRIPVVMIGDGSMTAGMVYEALNELGDKKYPTVIILNDNEMSIAKPIGAISKYLSKILAGKYYQSFKDKVDRFIKNNMPEGTTYIAKRMEEAMKLITPGILFEEMGVDYIGPIDGHNLEEIIETLEIARDMKKPVIVHARTVKGKGYSPAEGQHECWHGVGPFNIDDGKFVKKNAAKSATAVFADALLDLAKKHENVVGVTAAMPSGTGIDKLMKEFPTRFWDVAIAEQHAVTSMAAMAKEGFKPFITIYSTFLQRGFDQIIHDVCLMNLPVVFAIDRAGIVGNDGETHQGAFDISYLRFIPNMILCAPRDNETLKYALDFAYEAQGPCAVRYPRGAFGELEFKSTPFTLGRAELLKEGSSDKLFIAYGAGVTRACETEKLHEEDIAILDLRFVKPLDEETLRELSKKYSKWYVFSDSQKQGGVGSAILEFLNKEKLFVDVTSFEYEDDFIPHGDTKKVEESLFLNPSQLVEKIN, from the coding sequence ATGGAAATAAAAGAAAAGAGCCTTGACGAATTAGAAGTAATTTGTCAAGATATCAGAGATAGGATTATAGATGTTGTATCAAGAAAAGGTGGACACTTTTCTTCTACACTTGGTGCAGTTGAGTTAACTGTCGCAATGCATAAAGTTTTTGATGTAAAAAAAGATCCTTTTATCTATGATGTATCTCACCAATGTTATCCTCATAAATTAATAAATGATAGATGGGATGAATTTGAAACAATTAGACAATTTGATGGTTTAAGTGGTTTTACAAAGCCTAAAGAATCAAATGCTGACTATTTTGTAGCAGGGCATAGTTCAACTTCTATTTCCTTAGCAGTGGGTGCTGCAAAAGCTATAAAACTAAAGGGTGAAAATAGAATTCCTGTTGTTATGATAGGTGATGGTTCTATGACAGCAGGAATGGTATATGAAGCTTTAAATGAACTTGGGGACAAGAAATATCCAACTGTAATTATTTTAAATGATAATGAGATGTCAATAGCAAAACCTATTGGTGCAATTTCTAAATATTTATCAAAAATTTTAGCAGGAAAGTATTATCAAAGTTTCAAAGATAAAGTAGACAGATTTATTAAAAATAATATGCCAGAAGGGACTACTTATATAGCTAAAAGAATGGAAGAAGCTATGAAGCTTATTACTCCTGGAATACTATTTGAGGAGATGGGAGTTGATTATATCGGTCCTATTGATGGACATAATCTAGAAGAGATTATTGAAACCCTTGAAATTGCACGAGATATGAAAAAACCTGTTATTGTTCATGCTAGAACAGTTAAGGGAAAAGGTTATTCTCCTGCTGAAGGTCAACATGAATGTTGGCATGGGGTAGGGCCTTTTAATATTGATGATGGAAAATTTGTTAAGAAAAATGCCGCTAAATCTGCAACTGCAGTTTTTGCTGATGCCCTTTTAGATTTGGCAAAAAAACATGAGAATGTGGTTGGTGTAACTGCGGCAATGCCTAGTGGAACAGGAATTGATAAGCTAATGAAAGAGTTCCCAACTAGATTTTGGGATGTTGCTATTGCTGAACAACATGCAGTAACTTCAATGGCTGCAATGGCAAAAGAGGGATTTAAACCATTTATTACAATCTATTCTACTTTTTTACAAAGGGGCTTTGATCAAATTATTCATGATGTATGTTTAATGAATCTTCCTGTTGTATTTGCTATAGATAGAGCAGGGATTGTAGGAAATGATGGAGAAACACATCAAGGAGCTTTTGATATATCATATTTAAGATTTATTCCAAATATGATTCTTTGTGCTCCAAGAGATAATGAAACATTAAAATATGCGTTAGATTTTGCATATGAAGCACAAGGTCCTTGTGCTGTTAGATATCCTAGAGGTGCTTTTGGTGAATTAGAATTTAAATCAACACCTTTTACATTAGGACGAGCAGAACTTTTAAAAGAAGGAAGTTCTGATAAACTTTTTATTGCTTATGGTGCTGGTGTTACTAGAGCCTGTGAAACTGAAAAACTTCATGAAGAAGATATAGCAATTTTAGATTTAAGATTTGTAAAACCTTTAGATGAAGAAACTTTAAGAGAATTATCAAAGAAATATTCAAAATGGTATGTGTTTAGTGACTCACAAAAACAAGGTGGAGTAGGAAGTGCTATTTTAGAATTTTTAAATAAAGAAAAACTTTTTGTTGATGTTACATCATTTGAATATGAAGATGATTTTATTCCCCATGGAGATACAAAAAAGGTTGAAGAGAGTTTATTTTTAAACCCTTCTCAATTAGTAGAAAAAATTAACTAG
- a CDS encoding type II secretion system F family protein, which yields MSLIYFSPILIIIIFLLVWYFYDNKSQKKQIVKLSKLDTLAIVDQQKTIKEDSSEVQEKDLFFKLIQAGLTKKEYNEGKLVFSLIGLIIGIAAPILFNINIGMIGILVGVLLVIFGGPLYLYIAKSERIEKINNDLGVFLDLINVILESGGGLKNAFFTVSTRANGILDEELLKEIAILEYEMTNYSTKKAYENLKKRVDSEDVAKIVDFLILSEEAGIGVKNIFSTQSDEMRQEKFYKIKGKVNTLNMYLMVIIFIFVLPSLGAFIIFPMMAGKLEFGM from the coding sequence ATGAGTTTAATATACTTTTCACCTATTTTAATTATTATTATTTTTTTATTAGTTTGGTATTTTTATGATAATAAAAGTCAAAAAAAACAAATTGTAAAACTATCAAAACTTGATACTTTAGCAATAGTTGACCAACAAAAAACTATAAAAGAAGATTCATCAGAAGTTCAAGAGAAGGATTTATTTTTTAAATTAATACAAGCAGGATTAACAAAAAAGGAATACAATGAAGGAAAACTAGTATTTTCACTCATTGGCTTAATAATTGGTATTGCAGCTCCAATACTTTTTAATATAAATATAGGAATGATAGGAATTTTAGTTGGTGTTTTACTTGTAATATTTGGGGGTCCTTTGTATCTATATATTGCAAAATCTGAAAGAATTGAGAAAATCAATAATGACTTGGGTGTTTTTTTAGATTTAATTAATGTAATATTAGAATCTGGAGGAGGACTAAAAAATGCCTTTTTTACTGTTTCAACAAGAGCAAATGGAATATTAGATGAAGAATTACTAAAGGAAATAGCAATTCTTGAATATGAAATGACAAATTATTCCACTAAAAAAGCTTATGAAAATCTAAAAAAAAGAGTTGATTCTGAAGATGTAGCAAAAATAGTTGACTTTTTAATTTTAAGTGAAGAAGCAGGGATTGGTGTAAAAAATATTTTTTCTACACAATCTGATGAGATGAGACAAGAAAAGTTTTATAAAATAAAGGGTAAAGTTAATACATTAAATATGTATTTAATGGTTATTATTTTTATTTTTGTATTACCTTCATTGGGAGCGTTTATAATATTCCCTATGATGGCAGGAAAATTAGAATTCGGTATGTAA
- a CDS encoding type II secretion system F family protein, which produces MGLNILIPIIIIPILLISLIILIYNFSLNYNKKNKIINKLKKDNNEILEDSKKRNAFSKKERNWLGRKLAYAGYPSSFSETVFIIISIAFGFLAATFVNFAITNPVVFVISFILFSFFPLLILKKIIDFRLEEFNFGLKVIIDKVTSMMKSGVGFEQALRKSVATTKSKFTKEVFNIYLVEKDIIGEEKSFEKMFKMVESKELRIFYLTISIGRQSGGKFSNTLEKLRKTLHDQGEIKQEITASTKEIKVGSYMIIGIVIFIYEMLDQTMDGVLDEHFFGTTEGQIQIFFIAVWVGFGLFVNNLLTKVK; this is translated from the coding sequence GTGGGTTTAAATATCTTAATACCAATTATAATTATCCCTATTTTATTAATATCATTAATAATTTTAATTTACAATTTTTCATTAAATTATAATAAAAAAAATAAAATAATTAATAAACTAAAAAAAGACAATAATGAGATTTTAGAAGATTCAAAGAAAAGAAATGCCTTTTCAAAAAAAGAAAGAAATTGGTTAGGAAGGAAACTAGCTTATGCAGGTTATCCTTCTTCATTTTCAGAAACTGTTTTTATAATTATATCTATAGCTTTTGGTTTTTTAGCTGCAACATTTGTAAACTTTGCTATTACAAATCCTGTTGTGTTTGTTATAAGTTTCATATTATTCAGTTTTTTCCCATTACTAATTTTAAAGAAAATTATAGATTTTAGACTTGAAGAATTCAACTTTGGACTTAAAGTTATAATTGATAAAGTAACAAGTATGATGAAAAGTGGTGTAGGATTTGAACAGGCCTTAAGAAAATCTGTTGCAACTACAAAGTCAAAATTTACAAAAGAAGTATTTAATATTTATTTAGTAGAAAAAGATATTATAGGAGAAGAAAAATCTTTTGAAAAAATGTTCAAGATGGTTGAATCAAAAGAATTAAGAATTTTTTACTTAACAATATCAATTGGTAGACAATCAGGTGGTAAATTTTCAAATACTTTAGAAAAATTAAGAAAAACACTACATGACCAAGGCGAGATTAAACAAGAGATTACTGCTTCTACAAAAGAGATAAAAGTTGGTAGTTATATGATTATTGGGATAGTTATTTTTATTTATGAAATGCTTGATCAAACTATGGATGGAGTACTCGACGAACATTTTTTTGGTACTACAGAAGGTCAAATTCAAATATTTTTTATAGCAGTTTGGGTTGGATTTGGCCTTTTTGTAAATAATTTATTAACAAAGGTAAAATAA